In Thunnus thynnus chromosome 4, fThuThy2.1, whole genome shotgun sequence, a genomic segment contains:
- the osgn1 gene encoding oxidative stress induced growth inhibitor 1: MDLHDKDIVPGEILPVVIIGNGPSGICLSYLLSGYTPYLSPEASHPNPLLHSKLGEQPHLSLLEQDLEYLCEGLEGRSSNPVAVLFDSLLLPDSDFGLDYTSPLAWRYEPERAIPHLVLGKGPPGGAWHAMEGSMLTLSLANWMELPGLKLKDWMRDKRRNVRNDRATPAEIASYYQHYVSQMSLEQNFACGTTVTSVTRQPGNQDGSRPCWRVKGLQRREGEELGDGSSVSEEVPFSLLAHNVVLATGTHDIPARLGVEGESLPFVCHSFWELEAAISRGELDQSSDPVLVVGAGLTAADAVLAAHHLNTPVYHAFRRSVTDPGLIFNQLPKMLYPEYHKVHQMMTQQQHRADPPPQGHAQNLHHHSTLSTPSSLSPPSSSPSSSSSSYPGYLSFPRHRVVAFRPDRKCVLESDSGQRTVVQVSKALVLIGAHPNLSFLADNGRLLGVKPREPITCRRNPIEVDPFTNKVVAADGPGMYAMGPLVGENFVRFLKGGALAIASDLAKRQREGEGKGEEDITTDRLMDRWVDKQVNTQAEADVCVLSL, encoded by the exons ATGGATCTTCATGATAAAGATATCGTCCCTGGAGAGATTTTGCCTGTGGTGATCATTG GCAACGGCCCATCAGGGATCTGTCTGTCATACCTGTTGTCAGGTTACACCCCCTACCTGTCACCTGAGGCATCGCATCCCAACCCCCTGCTGCACAGCAAGCTGGGAGAGCAACCTCACCTGTCGCTGCTAGAGCAG GATCTGGAGTACCTGTGCGAGGGTTTGGAGGGCCGATCGTCCAATCCCGTGGCGGTGCTCTTTGATTCGCTGCTGCTCCCCGACAGCGACTTCGGATTGGATTACACCTCTCCGTTGGCATGGCGATACGAGCCCGAGCGTGCCATCCCTCACCTGGTGCTGGGGAAGGGTCCGCCTGGAGGAGCCTGGCAT GCCATGGAGGGGTCCATGCTAACTCTAAGCCTGGCTAACTGGATGGAGCTTCCTGGACTCAAACTGAAGGACTGGATGCGAGACAAACGCAG AAATGTACGAAATGACCGCGCCACACCGGCAGAGATAGCCTCCTACTACCAACACTACGTTTCCCAGATGTCCCTGGAGCAAAACTTTGCCTGCGGCACTACCGTCACCTCGGTAACCAGGCAGCCTGGCAACCAGGACGGGTCACGGCCATGCTGGAGAGTGAAGGGACTGCAGCGCCGAGAGGGGGAGGAGCTGGGAG ACGGTTCTTCAGTTTCAGAGGAGGTGCCTTTCTCCCTGTTGGCTCACAACGTGGTGCTGGCGACGGGGACCCACGACATCCCCGCCAGGCTCGGCGTGGAGGGAGAGTCCCTGCCTTTTGTCTGCCACTCCTTCTGGGAGCTGGAGGCGGCCATCTCTCGCGGAGAGCTCGACCAGTCTTCGGACCCCGTGCTGGTGGTCGGGGCGGGTCTTACGGCTGCCGACGCGGTACTGGCCGCCCATCATCTCAACACGCCTGTCTACCACGCCTTCCGACGCTCGGTCACCGACCCCGGCCTCATCTTCAACCAGCTACCCAAAATGCTCTACCCAGAGTACCACAAG GTTCACCAGATGATGACTCAGCAGCAGCACCGAGCAGATCCTCCACCGCAGGGCCATGCTCAGAACCTCCATCACCACTCCACCCTTTCcactccttcctccctctctccacccTCGTCCTCcccgtcctcttcctcctcatcctacCCGGGTTACCTCAGCTTCCCTCGCCACAGGGTGGTGGCGTTCCGCCCCGACCGGAAGTGCGTCCTGGAGTCAGACTCCGGCCAGCGGACGGTGGTCCAGGTCTCCAAGGCTCTGGTTCTGATCGGCGCCCACCCTAACCTTTCCTTCCTGGCCGACAACGGGCGTCTACTGGGCGTCAAACCGAGGGAGCCGATCACGTGCCGAAGGAACCCGATTGAAGTGGACCCGTTTACAAACAAGGTGGTTGCGGCAGACGGGCCGGGCATGTACGCCATGGGGCCGTTAGTCGGCGAGAACTTTGTCAGGTTCCTGAAAGGCGGAGCTCTGGCTATCGCTAGCGACCTCGCCAAGAGGCAAAGGGAgggagaaggaaaaggagaggaggacatCACTACAGACAGATTAATGGACAGATGGGTGGACAAACAGGTGAACACACAGGCAGAAGCAGATGTTTGCGTTCTGAGTTTGTAG